In a single window of the Gossypium hirsutum isolate 1008001.06 chromosome A13, Gossypium_hirsutum_v2.1, whole genome shotgun sequence genome:
- the LOC107894871 gene encoding uncharacterized protein codes for MEQDYVEPYCQWKREKGYDAIDIELHGFNIDDVKVALKQIEGKYMISIMAEDPRCLHKRIEIPNDIYNLEQIRALFGNGKLNIELPKKVESNKLEILMPKLEFKKILKEDMKNKFISAVECLYANGKIPAFGFMLIASGLFAYKNYIQCYGI; via the exons ATGGAGCAAGATTATGTTGAACCCTATTGCCAGTGGAAAAGAGAAAAAGGTTATGATGCAATCGATATCGAGCTTCATG GTTTCAATATTGATGATGTGAAAGTAGCACTTAAACAAATTGAAGGCAAATATATGATATCAATCATGGCGGAAGATCCAAGATGTCTTCATAAAAGAATCGAAATCCCAAATGATATTTACAATTTAGAGCAAATTCGTGCATTATTTGGGAATGGAAAACTCAATATTGAATTACCCAAGAAAGTTGAGTCGAATAAACTTGAAATTCTGATGCCCAAATTagaatttaaaaagattttaaaagaagatatgaaaaataaatttatttctgCTGTTGAATGTTTATATGCAAATGGAAAAATTCCAGCATTTGGTTTTATGTTAATAGCTAGTGGGTTATTtgcttataaaaattatatacaatgTTATGGCATTTGA